GACAGCACCATACCAACCTATTCTAGAAAAATGTATTCTCAGAGCCATTACCTTAGCCAAAAAAATCCTGCTGAGACATTGTAAAAAtgtaaacaggtttcagagtggtagctgtgttagtctgtataagcaaaaacaatgaggagtccttgtggcaccttagagactaacaaaggtatttgggcataagcttttgtgggctaaaatccacttcatcagatgcatggagtgaaaaatacagtaagcagcatatatattacagcacatgaaaagatgggagttgccttactaagtggggggtcagtgctaacaaggccagtTCAATTAATTAGCACTGACACCCCACTtgataagcagggccggctctaacttttttgctgccccaggcaaaaaagaagagcaccgccCCACCGtaacctcctctccccccccccccgagtgccgcgccgggccgcccaaacccccgccccccgtgAGCGCCGCGCCgggctgctcaaacccccgcccccctccgagcgccgggccgggccgctcACACCCCTGGAGCACCGTGCCATGCCGGgtcgtctcccccccccccagcgccgccgaaacaccccccgcaCTGCCCAgccgaaacaaaaaaaaacccgtCAAGCGCCGCACCgctgaacaaaagaaaaacaacaacaacaaaaacacaagtGCCCCCCGCCACTCCAACATTGGCCGCCtcttctaaggtgccgccccaagcacgtgcttggtcggctggtgcctggagccggccctgttggtaaggcaactcccatcttttcacatGCTGTAAtatatgagtctatgagattccTAGGTACCATAGGTTCAAATCCTATAAGAACCAAAGCAACCTATCTTCCTTGTGAGACAGATAAAGTGAGTGTAATACAGTGAGTCTTCTGGAAGAGAACTAAAAACCATAggctctttcttctcctccttcttCTATGCAGTATACAGTGCACCAGTTGGTTGACACCATCTGCCCCAAGGTAGTTGCATCACAGTAATATTgtacataataaataaaaagcacaatcctactcccactgaagtcaatgtcaaaactcccattgattttaatttaagaacataagaatggccatattgggtcagaccaatggtccatctagcccagtatccagtcttccgacaatcgccagatgcttcagagggaatgaacagaacagggcaattatcgagtgatccatcatcccctgttgtccagtcccaattTGAATTGGGCACCTACCTCTcatttctgcctttgaaaatctcccccctaCATTCTTCGGAGTGGAATCTCATACTATGTATATTACAACACAACACTTACCCCAGTGGGGCCTGAATCTCAgtgtattattaataattattattagcaAAGGAAAATGCAAAGTGATTGATAGCTAAGTGCAAATGACATTCAAGTTATCTACAAAATGACTATGAGTTTGCCTATCAGAAAAATGCACAGAATGGAATATCCACATTAGAGACAGGGCCCAGTCCTGTAGTTCTTATGGAGACCAAACTGCTTTTGACTTCCAAGTGTCACTGGAGATGCAGATTGATGTAGTCCCATGTCAGTACACAGGGAATTACATATGTAAATCCCAACACACTAGGGCTAGGTTGCCACTTCGTTACATCTGTTGTATGCTGGTGCTacttcagtgaaatcagtggagtatGCTCAGTGTAAAATGAGTGTGAGTGGAAGCCCACTGAGCTCAGAATACACACTTAAGTaactattcattttaaaaaatatatttttttctcctgactAAATAATAATGCCCATCACTGGCCTATCAGGTAGCAATTATCTAATATAATAATGTTGCATATGTACAGTGCCTTTCATTTAGAAAGattccaaaatgattttaaaatgttatcaaacaaaatcaatattttcatatTGTAACAAACTTGTGGCCACTTAGGACATAACAGGTGTCATTTTTCTGCACACCCTGGCCATTCAGAATTTCATAGGGAGAGAATTCAAATGGTTTGCTCCAGGGGCCCACTCCAACTTTTATAGAAGCCAATGGAAAATTCAGTAGGATTTGGATCAGTCCCAGGATTACAGGGCTCTTCCCCTTGAGCTATTCAAACAGTGCGATGTATCAATATCATTGATCTTCCTGAGCAGAAGCCCAAGTTCATTagatgtgccacaggcagataAGCACATAACATTTCTTGTGATTAATCCTTGGCGGCTCAAGTCAACCATTCTTGCCTTTTCCTATTTTGATCTATGTAAGGAAGCTATTATGCATGTGCTTTTCATAGTGTTATTTTAGCACTTAACATATGCATGAGGTTCAGAGTAGGGTAATTACCATCTTTTCCAACTGAGATCACTAGTATGATCTGCCCCATTGCCTTTCCCAttgcttttgttttgaaaattaactCCCATCATCCAAAAGACTTCCCAAAGCAAACACAGCAATGAAGCAatttctaatatttattttatgttctaacggtaaaaaaccaacaacaatggTAGCCCCTTTTCTGAAAATATATTCTTGTTCATTGTGACTTTAAACACTCTGCTTCTTCCCTAAGTCAATTAACCAGTTCCATGATGGGCAGTAAGTTttgctgtgaaacccactgaagATATAATAGCTGAATTGTTTCAGAGGCGTTAGGCAAGTGGCCTTCTATGGAGGCAGCAGGTGCTGCTTCAGCACCTAACTGTGGCAGAAGACTGCACATTACAAAGGATTTGCTGTACTGGggcaaagattcatagattttaaggccagaaaacaGAACCATGATCCTCCAGTTTGATTTCCTGCATAAGACCAGCCAAAATATCTGACCCCATGTGACAGTATTTTGCCTATATCATTCTTTTGACTGCTTCATTTCATGGAGTTTTAGTGTACATGTTGTCCAGTTGCTTGTGTCTGATTTAGATAGCAAGCACTTTGGGTCATGGACTGTATCTTCtctatgtttgtaaagcactctgggcAGTCATAGCATTATAATAAAAATAGTCAAATTTAGTTACAGCAGACAACACTGGTggttaaaaatgggacttagaagAGCTGAGTTCAATCCTGGCTCTGGCTTGGTCACCCTgcacctcagctccccatctgtataaAGGAGATGATGATAATACCACTACTTCCTcccaggtgtgttgtgaggctaCATTTCTTGCTGTTTGTAGCTAGGGCTGAGCTATTACGGTGATGGGGGCCATCTAAGTCCCTAGATTGATAAAAGTCTAGTTAAGATACTACTTATCTCACTAGATGTGAACATTTTAATGACCATTCAGTACTCAAACATTCTCACTAGCAGTCGTGTTTATTGGACTTTGGATGGAGACCATGAAGGCAGCAGTAATAACACCCTGGATCCAACTAAGATGCTGCAGGAAACCTGGCAGTGGCCATACCTGGAGCAGGTCACAGTGTGACCTTTGCTGTGATTGACATTCTCATCCATCACCCACAACCCTGCAGAggaggaaaagaggaaactaacaTCTGCTTCAGTAAATTAACTGGACTCCACTGTCTAGTGTGACTGGGAGACTTAAGGGAGAGTGGAGCATCTTTGGGAGCAAGGTTTATACTTAGAAACTCATACATATGTTCACatcaaaatatatacacacacagtaataGGGATCTTAAATCCGGCTTTACAAACAGGTCCAGAGAGCTGTACAAACATCAATTAATTGATGACACATTTTTGAAAAGAGAAAACCAGAACTCACGAGAGAAGCAAAACAATGCTTGGAGGTCTCAAATCAGAGCCCATTTCTCTGCTCTTATCTTTATTTTTGACACGATCCTTTATACACAATCACAGAAGTCAGAGATAGAAAAGATCTActagatcatccagtccatcccactcaaaagtcaggattatatttcatttatttatttatcttatttAGGTTTATACAAATGCCAAAAAGGGCAACTATCAGTATATTCTAGGTGCCCTTGACATAACTTAACAGTACAACAAAATTAATACCCAAACATAACTAAAGTTCAGCCATACAATTTAACTCACTGCCAGCAACCCAAGATAACAGAAAAGCCCCAAacccctgaccaccccctgaCACAGACACTTTTCACATACACGGGGAAAGAAGATGAGCTGTGCTGTGTGCTCTGAAGGTCATCAaactcaatcttttttttttttttggaccaaggAGAGAGTGAATTTCTAAGCTATGGGGCCCTCCCAGAGGCACTATGCCAGCAACTTGCTCTTGTCTATATCCGCAGGGATTCAACTTGAGTACTTCTGCGGTGGTTCGGCAAAGGGAGAAATGTGAGGTTTTACAGGTCAAATGAAACACTTTAAGTGTCACCCACAAACCAAGAAGCAACCAGTGCAAATCACAGAACTTGTTGAATATACTCGTTGAAGACACTACATTAATAAATTCTGCATATGAAGCCTTGTTCTTTATTACTGTGTATAACTGATGAAGAGATGGCTAAAGATTTTCAGCATCCAAAATTAgtctatttttaactttttttatgttattggtggtggtgggatttctctgtctccctcccccccagcccattTTTCAGTAAACAAATTTCAATAACCAtctggaaaatgtttttaaagtttttgataaaaattcagaaaaaaatcacaaaaagccACCACATTTTTCACAAACACAAACTTGTTTGGCACCATCGACAATTTTTTGCAAACAAAAAACTGTGTTAGGAAAAAAAGGCACTTGtcaacaataacaacaaaccTCTAGTTTGAAAAATATTAACCAGGTCTGCTCAAAATGTAGGATTAGGGCACTGATGGCAAGAAGCGCTCAACAAATGGCATTTGCCCATGAATATATGTTATTATAGTGAGGGatgattatatttttttcttgtgaatAATGCCTTTGGCttgaaattattaattattatctgtatttccatagtgcctaggagccctggttatggaccagggccccattgtgcttggcactgtacaaacacaaagaacACAAAGAttgtcctgccccaaagagtttataatttgGGGGCTACACTGcactacactacaaagttagttCAGCTTCACAACAtcattcagggctgtgaaaaatgtcacacccTGTGCAACATAATTAAGACAACCAAAGCCCCCGTGCAGACACTGCTAGATCGCTGGGAGAATTCTTCTGTAGAACTAACTACTGgttctcagagaggtggatttattacagCAAGAGAAGAACCCCTTCCATCTCCTAGTAAGTGTCTGCacttcagcagcagagctgcagtgtgccactgtagcatttctagtgtagacatcgcCTGAGTAAGCTCCTTCCTTCCATCTTTAACCCAAATCCTGCTATTACTCAATATGCCCAACCACCAGGCTAATGTGCATCTTCACTTACATATGTAGGCTCTACTTGCAGCATCCCACTGATTTGGGCAAGAGAAGAAGAAAGCAGTTTCTTGGCCAGGTTGCTGGCATCATTCTGATGTTtcttagagagggagagagacgaAAAGCTCAAGTCACATAGCTATTTCCTACTGGATTGACTTTGACATTTGAGTGCATATGACCGCTTTGTGCTGCCCTATATCTTATCAGGCACTTATGCCTCTGTGATTAGCAGGAGCCACTTGCTACCCAGGTGGTAGACTGTCTTATCTTGGAAGTGGTACTGTGTAGAGACGGGGTAGGATGGGAGGTGTGGGAAATGGAAAAGGGTGAATGAGGGTTCCCCAGCAGCCAAACAGTGAGGCGTTTCCCAGTATGTCTGTGTGGGGGCTAAGAGTCAGAAGGGGTGCAGGAAAGTGCTCCTTaggaagggagtttggggcatTGCACAGGGGGTACTCAAGGGTTCCCAATGGGGGGTTGCTGGGTGACTCAAGGGTGGAGGGGAGGTGATTTTTTCCCTAGGAGTTCTGGGGATAAGTTGGGGCAGGAGGGTTCCCAATGGGGCAATGCTGGATGAGTCAGAGAAGAGGGTGCAAGACAGAGGGACATTTTCCAAAGGTGCTGGGGGGTAAGATGGTTCCCACTGTGGGGGGAGGTGGGACATTGCCTAGGCGTGATGGGGGAAGGTGGGGCATTTCCTAGGAGAGATAGGAGAGGTAGGAGGGTTCTCAATATGGGGGAAGTGGATCATTGCCCCAGAGTCCGGGGAAAGGGTTCCCAGGcgggtctggggggggggacatTGGGCATTGccctggggtgtgggggaagggttcctggagggggttgggggtgaaaTTGCCCCAGGGTGAGGAGGGACGTTTTCTGGAGAGACATTGCGCCAGGGTGTGGGAGGGTtagagggggcagaggctggggggacaTTGCCCGGGGGTGCAGCGGGAGGGCTCCCCGGAAGGACATTGCCCAGGGNNNNNNNNNNNNNNNNNNNNNNNNNNNNNNNNNNNNNNNNNNNNNNNNNNNNNNNNNNNNNNNNNNNNNNNNNNNNNNNNNNNNNNNNNNNNNNNNNNNNNNNNNNNNNNNNNNNNNNNNNNNNNNNNNNNNNNNNNNNNNNNNNNNNNNNNNNNNNNNNNNNNNNNNNNNNNNNNNNNNNNNNNNNNNNNNNNNNNNNNNNNNNNNNNNNNNNNNNNNNNNNNNNNNNNNNNNNNNNNNNNNNNNNNNNNNNNNNNNNNNNNNNNNNNNNNNNNNNNNNNNNNNNGGGGGGGCATTGCCccggggtgctgggggagggtgcCCCGGGGGTGCGGCGGGGGTTCCCGGGAGGGATCGGGGGGCATTGCCCGGGGGTGCGGCGGGGTTCCCGGGGGGCATTGCCCCGGGGTGCGGCAGGAGGGCCCCCCGGAGGGACACTGCCCCGGGCCGAGGGCTCCCCGGACTCAGGGAGGGCAGTCGGGGCCGCTGCTCCGCCCGCCGTCCGTGGGTCGCTCCGTGGGCGGAGGCGGGGCGGCGCGGTCCCTCCCCTGGGCAGTGTCTCCGCCGGGCCCTTTAACCGCCGGGCGCCCCGCCCCCGCGCTGTCCGGCCGGGCCGTGTCCGCAGAGCGGCCGCGCCGAGCCCGTCTGGCCGGGGGCAGCGCCCGGGCGGTGCAGGGTGGGCGGGCAGCGTGGGGCTGGGCCCGGGCCATGGGGCTGCGGGGCCGCTGCCGCCTCctgctggggctcctgctgctgctgctgctgcccggcGCGGCGCGCAGCTTCGGGGAGGACGAGGAGCGGCGCTGCGATGCCATCCGCATCGCCATGTGCCAGAACCTGGGCTACAACGTCACCAAGATGCCCAACCTGGTGGGGCACGAGCTGCAGGCGGACGCGGAGCTGCAGCTCACCACCTTCACCCCGCTCATCCAGTACGGCTGCTCCAGCCAGCTCCAGGTGGGTGCCCCTCCCCGAACGCCAGGCCCGCGAGTCAGGGTGTGCGCGGGGGCTCCTGGCAGTGCCAGCCGCCGCCGAGCGCCGGTGTCTTTCCCCCGGTTCCCCCGCTTTGGCAAGCCCGGCACGAGTGACATTCAGCAGCGGCGCTCGCGCCAAGGATCTCTGCAGCTGCCAGAGGATCCCTCCCGTGGAGCAAACCCGACCGGAAAGAGGGGCAGATtgcagggaaagtgctgcagttaCGGTGCCAGCTGCACCCCCGAAATGTTGTAAATTCCCCCCaaagacacccccaccccaatttatTTCCCAACCTAATCTCGTTCTAAGGTGCTAAAAACTAATGGTTTCTAGGGTGAAGAGAGGCAGTTTCGCTTCCAGCAGCAGCGACTATCCCGAATCCCTCCCGttttacttcttgcatttgttctGCGAACTTCCCACTGACTCCAAGTTTCAATCTGTTGCATTTCTTGCCTTTGTTTTGTAAATCTACTTCAACCTAGTTTCTCTGCTGCCTGCTGCCGATTTGGGAACAGTCGTGGGCGGGTTTCAGGTTATTTCTCAGACCAAGTTTCTAGGATAGAATAGCGTGAAAATATCTGCTGGTgtaaacaaaagttttaaaagaaactatTAAAAGGGTTAAAGAAAGATACATTTGGAAACTTCCAGCTGCAAAGTGGCTCAAGATTAACTTTCCCCTCTGGGTGTGAATCTACAGAAAAGAAGGTACAATAAGGTTACAATAGCATTTAATctcacagggtttacagttgctGAGAGACTGAAGTAAAATACACAAGGAGCCCCGTTCCCAGTCCTCTTTCTGGAGTAACCTCCACACAAAGTCAGAAGCTAGGAGAAGAAGCCAAACTTTTCTGTCGTTTGGCATGCTCTACTTGTCTGTGTTCCCTTTGGTAGCCCAGGAATTTGGACTAGTGTGAAGACTAAAGAGAACACTCTAAATCAGGGTTAATAAATTGGCTGATCTCTTTATgggtttaaaaatgtcatttagcctaatattaaaaaaatgactTTTACAGATCAAGGCATGTGAACTTTCTCACTGACttcttgaagaaaaatatttatccttGAACACCATGAAAGTACAGCATATACTAAACACATAGACAGCTTCAAGGACGTGACTTTCCAGTTCAGATCCTTGCACGTAAAGCCCTTCACTTCTAACCATAGATGACACAGTTGTTATGTGTAAGGAGCTGGTGAACCTTGTGCATCCAGACATAATGGACAGAGGAGGTGAATGTGTGTGACTTGTCATAAAAAAACAAAGGGACATAGCATAAAATTGTGGTAAGAGAACCCCTCCAGTAACTTCACTGTAGGAGTTGCATGACTTAGATGTTGCTGAATAACAAACTTACTTCTTCAGATAGTTGTATCCAAACTAATAATTgcttggcattttttttaaatgctaagtTTTACACACATCTATTTGCTTTGTGTGTACCAGAATTATAAGAGTCAAGTACTGAGAAAATTACAGTATCCTAACTTCATTATAAGAAAAAATATGATTTATACAAAGACCATATTCAACCATGAATGTTGTTAATTCAAAGAGCTGttaatattgtaactgttttgtttcaAGTTTTAAATATCTCTATGCAGTCTCGAAAACTAAGGTCTATATATTTGTTAAAGTTTAAATTACGGTACTTATTCAGTTTGTATTTTGCCCCCTTAAATTGTAAATTTGAGGCTTAGATCTAGGGCTAAGTTCTGTTCACCTtgtgtgaatttggcccattgacttcaataaggctaATTCTAGTGAGTAAAGTGATCGGGATTTGGCCTCAAAACACTTTTTTGAACTGAGAACAAGGGCTGAggtttttaggatttttttcccttggttTCTTTACTACATGCTGCTCCTTGCTTACTTAGGCAAAGTACTGAACAGTACTGTTAAAGAGGATAGAAAGGGAACTTGCTATATAGTCTACCATTTTTATCTTCTTTTAAGCACAAATTTGATTATTGTTTTTCTCTTCCAGTTCTTCCTTTGTTCAGTCTATGTTCCAATGTGCACAGAGAAGATTAACATCCCAATAGGTCCCTGCGGTGGCATGTGCCTTTCCGTCAAAAGAAGATGTGAACCTGTTCTGAAAGAATTTGGATTTGCCTGGCCAGACAGTCTAAACTGCAGTAAATTTCCACCCCAGAATGACCACAATCATATGTGTATGGAGGGTCCAGGGGATGAAGAGGTTCCCCTTCACAGCAAGACATCCTTGCAGCCAGGAGAAGAGTGTCACACAATGGGATCTAATTCAGAGCAGTATATCTGGGTAAAAAGAAGCCTGAGCTGTGTCCTTAAGTGTGGCTATGATGCTGGTCTCTATAGCAGATCAGCTAAGGAATTCACTGATATCTGGATGGCCGTGTGGGCTAGCCTGTGCTTCATATCAACAGCCTTCACAGTCCTGACCTTCCTGATTGATTCATCCAGATTTTCCTACCCTGAGCGCCCCATCATATTTCTGAGCATGTGCTACAATATTTATAGCATTGCTTATATCGTGAGGCTGACTGTAGGCCGGGAAAGGATATCCTGTGATTTTGAAGAGGCAGCAGAACCTGTTCTTATCCAAGAAGGTCTTAAGAACACAGGATGTGCTATAATTTTCTTACTGATGTATTTTTTTGGGATGGCTAGCTCCATCTGGTGGGTGATTCTGACATTAACATGGTTTCTAGCAGCAGGACTCAAATGGGGCCATGAGGCTATAGAAATGCACAGCTCCTATTTCCATATTGCAGCCTGGGCTATCCCTGCAGTGAAGACCATAGTCATCTTGATTATGAGACTAGTAGATGCAGATGAGCTCACTGGTCTGTGTTATGTTGGCAACCAGAACCTAGATGCACTCACTGGCTTTGTCGTTGCTCCGCTTTTCACCTACTTGGTTATTGGAACTTTATTCATAGCAGCAGGCTTAGTGGCCTTATTTAAAATCAGGTCTAATCTTCAAAAAGATGGGACTAAAACTGACAAGCTGGAAAGACTGATGGTCAAAATTGGTGTCTTTTCAGTGCTATACACTGTCCCAGCTACATGTGTAATTGCATGTTACTTCTATGAAATCTCCAACTGGGCTATCTTCCGCTATTCAGCGGATGATTCCAATATGGCAGTGGAGATGCTTAAAATTTTCATGTCTCTGCTGGTGGGTATCACATCTGGCATGTGGATTTGGTCGGCCAAGACTCTGCACACGTGGCAGAAGTGCTCTAACAGACTGGTGAACTCAGGGAAAGTGAAACGAGAGAAGAGAGCGGATGGTTGGGTGAAACCTGGGAAAGGGAATGAGACTGTGGTGTAAACAAAACCTCTGTGCTGACTTCTCTCCCAAGAAGGACTTGTGTATAAACACTTGCAGTAGAAATGTtgctggggaggtgtggggaggtaAAGTACAAAATCTGTCTCTGAAAAGAAGCCTTAAAGAATAAGcagaaatttcaaaaacagaataACCATAAACCAGGCTGCCCAAAATACGAAAGCCCAGGGCGGCTTGGAACACTGTGAAAAATCTGAACTTGTCACATTTTTGTAAAGCAGGTTGCAATGTATTAATGTCATTAGAAGCCACAGGGTCTTGCATCCTGATTTTCCTGAATCATGTTATGGTGCATGGAGGAGGAGGGTCAAGTTCTGGGCTgatttagggtccaatcctgtgaGGGGCTGGGTGCTCTCAGCTTCAATTGACAACATCAGTCCCTTTGAATTCAGTGTCTTAAGGGATGTGGTCAGCACCTTTTAGGATTGGACCCATAGCCGGTACAGCCTGTTGCCTTCATCGGTGTTGTGTGGTGCATAATTCAGACAAGGATTAGGTCCTCATGCAAATGCCAGCTAAGTTTTCCAGGTATGAAAACAACTCAAACAGTGAATTTGTAGGATTCAGTTAGGTGTTAGGATGGATTGCTGTATACCTCAGCTGACAACCTAATACTAACCTCTATATCGGCACACTCTTTGCTGTCTAAAACATCAGTACTTCATTTGAGGTGTTTAGAAGCTTCACTCCGTACCTTTATCAGAAGTAGATTAACTTGGAGTCTGAGGCATAACAGCATATATAGTTGCCATTTtctcccatccaccccctcccccttttccctgccccCTTTTGTCCTTTTTCGATAACCTGGCTATTTCCAGCCTCTGACTACTTTATTCCTCTGCATTAATAACTtaggttttttcttttaatagctCTCCTTCCTACTGCAATATACAGCTGAGGGAAAGTGAACGAAGGCTCACTTTGGACAAACTCTTTATTCAGCAGAACATGTAGTTTTTCTCCAAGTAAACTTATCTGGCTCTCCCCAGAGACCTATTGCATTAAGCAATTAAGACTTAATATATTTCACTCTGTGTGATTACATCTATGCAGACGCCAGTCTGGGAGAAGTGAAATGTTAAGTTCCTTGGCAACTTCATGTTCACACAGATCAGTTGTATAATTGTGTgtgtcaattaaaaataaaagaacattCTCCAGCCATGACATAGCAGTACAGCTGACTGGCTCAAACTGATGGTCACTGAGAGtgacttacaattttttttttttaatgtaagaatGTTATCAGACTTCAGCAACAATGGAgacattttcctttttgaaaagggCTCCATGGAGAAGAAATCCAACTTCTTCTTGGTGAGTAATTGTTTCATAGTTAGTGCCAAGGTTCCTTGCCCTTGGCCTGTCGCGTTCATAGGGAGCATGAGACTATGAATGCCACAGTCCTGCTTGATTAACAGGAAGTATAATATAAACATAAAGAGCAGCATTTAAGTGCTCCCCTTGAAGGACCCACCAGTAGCTTCACCTGTGTGCCCTAAAATCTTGCTTCATCTCCAGCGTATGGAGGCCTGATCgagtgaggtgctgagtgccttcaattCCGGTGGACTTAAGTGGTAGCTGAGGGTATTGTGGTCTTTTGTAGGTTGAGACAGGCCTGAAAGGGGTCCCCCCTCTATCTCTCAAACTGTGTTAAAGACACGCATTGTGTCTGTGCTGAAATAtgtgcttaaaaacaaaacaacctcatCTCAGCCTGCGCAGTTGGGATCAGTCACTAGCACAGCAAGTGACAACTTGACTTATTCTACCCACAGCACACCATGATGTACTAGCTGAGTGTTCCAAATCCATTTCTCTATCAAGTCTCTTCTATTGGACAGTAATGCCTGTTGGATCTATATATTCTGGTCTGGAAACAGAGTTCTGCAAGAATGAAAGGTGTGGATGGCTGGGCTTCACCACAGTGCTTGATGTATTTACGATTGGATTAAGGATGCCAAATCAGATGCTACTTTCAAATTCTGCGGGGTGAAGGAGAGAAAGTGAGTGGGACAAATTAATCCAGGCATCCGTCCAGTGAAGTCATGGGTTAATGACCCTAGGTGATTCATACACACTGAACTTCATGCTATTTGATGTGATTGACCTATGCATTTTTATCCTTGTCATCCCAGAATGTATTGTTAAGGGGGTGACCGTTCCTGTTATCATTGAATTTCAGAGCATGACTCAGTGGATCTTTTACTAGAATGGTAGCACTGGTGATTAGTGACATCTGAAAGTGAGTCAGATGAGGATGATGTTTCCTTGCATTGCAGGGTGAGGGGATGATAAATCCATTAAAGTTGTGAGGCACTCAAATACTATGGGGATAGCAGTCACAT
The DNA window shown above is from Trachemys scripta elegans isolate TJP31775 chromosome 1, CAS_Tse_1.0, whole genome shotgun sequence and carries:
- the FZD4 gene encoding frizzled-4 isoform X1, whose product is MGLRGRCRLLLGLLLLLLLPGAARSFGEDEERRCDAIRIAMCQNLGYNVTKMPNLVGHELQADAELQLTTFTPLIQYGCSSQLQFFLCSVYVPMCTEKINIPIGPCGGMCLSVKRRCEPVLKEFGFAWPDSLNCSKFPPQNDHNHMCMEGPGDEEVPLHSKTSLQPGEECHTMGSNSEQYIWVKRSLSCVLKCGYDAGLYSRSAKEFTDIWMAVWASLCFISTAFTVLTFLIDSSRFSYPERPIIFLSMCYNIYSIAYIVRLTVGRERISCDFEEAAEPVLIQEGLKNTGCAIIFLLMYFFGMASSIWWVILTLTWFLAAGLKWGHEAIEMHSSYFHIAAWAIPAVKTIVILIMRLVDADELTGLCYVGNQNLDALTGFVVAPLFTYLVIGTLFIAAGLVALFKIRSNLQKDGTKTDKLERLMVKIGVFSVLYTVPATCVIACYFYEISNWAIFRYSADDSNMAVEMLKIFMSLLVGITSGMWIWSAKTLHTWQKCSNRLVNSGKVKREKRADGWVKPGKGNETVV
- the FZD4 gene encoding frizzled-4 isoform X2 — protein: MCTEKINIPIGPCGGMCLSVKRRCEPVLKEFGFAWPDSLNCSKFPPQNDHNHMCMEGPGDEEVPLHSKTSLQPGEECHTMGSNSEQYIWVKRSLSCVLKCGYDAGLYSRSAKEFTDIWMAVWASLCFISTAFTVLTFLIDSSRFSYPERPIIFLSMCYNIYSIAYIVRLTVGRERISCDFEEAAEPVLIQEGLKNTGCAIIFLLMYFFGMASSIWWVILTLTWFLAAGLKWGHEAIEMHSSYFHIAAWAIPAVKTIVILIMRLVDADELTGLCYVGNQNLDALTGFVVAPLFTYLVIGTLFIAAGLVALFKIRSNLQKDGTKTDKLERLMVKIGVFSVLYTVPATCVIACYFYEISNWAIFRYSADDSNMAVEMLKIFMSLLVGITSGMWIWSAKTLHTWQKCSNRLVNSGKVKREKRADGWVKPGKGNETVV